tggCCAGTGTCCTCTTTGGCCTTAAAATTTCAGGAAGGGCACTTCAAATGGCTTCGTGTTTGCATGTTTCAGTGCCAGAGCATATGAGTAGACTCTGGCATCCACCGTGAGATGTTCTTCAGCTACTAGAGCTGCAGGAAGCAAAGAATATAACTTAGAAAATGCACTTAACAATGGATAACACTTCCAATATTTACTGAACAACTAACATATGCCAGTTCATAGGCTAGATGCTAGTAATATTTTCTATCTTCAAAGCTCCTACTCCAGAATGAAGGACAGAAAAGCAGGATCACATTGCCAGCACAAGACAGAATACCAAGGATAATGATTTTATGTGTTGAGAGAGCAAAGTTGTAAGTTCACAGAGCCAATGGTTATGCTTGGTTTACAGCTGAGGGTTTACTCTTCTGAAACGTCAAGGTGATGATTATGCAGTATCTTGCCTAGGAATTCGGGTGGCATTCCCATCACTGGAGGGTGCACAATTCCCCTTTGCAGACTAAAATATGTGCATGTTAGGCCTGGAGTAAGAATGTGTTCTCAGAACTACATAGCAGGCCTTAATGAGAACTTCTTTTTCACTCCAACGGAGGTTGTCAGACTTTGAATGTTAAGTTTGCCTAGCCACTTCTTTGGGAACAAGCTCAAAGATAACTTGATCCCCGAAGGCAGGGATCATGTCCTACTCACTTATGCATGGCAGGTGCTTGATAAGTGTTGAACGCTATTATTTGTGGCAAACTGATCTTAAATACCATCCTTACACCTTCTCAAATGTTCCTTGTTGAATAAATTACTTGATTGCTGTATCCTGAACCTACTAAGGTTAGGCAAACTGGTTCTTttatcctctctctccctccccttctcctcctcttgctctatttctccctctcttctaAGACCAGAAACAAAGGTAATTTAGGTGggagaaagaacattttttaaaaagaatactctcctaaaggaagaaagaataaaaacagatagCATGTAGCATTATCCCATTTAATTTTGCTCATGCCTCCTCAGAGGTAGGGgttattattattcctgttttaggGAAAAGTTTAGAGACCAAGACTTGTTTGAAGCCATAACTAATCACAGTCGCTGAACTTCAAACCAAGACAGGAATGTGGGACTCGGAGCTAcattgccttttttatttatttattttaacaggattgaacccagtggtcctttacctctgagttacatccccagccctttttattttgtattttgagattagagtctcactaagctgcttagatTTGTTGCAGCTGGTcctgaacttgcactcctcctgtcTTATgcattacaggcgtgagccaagACGCACCGCTGTATTGCCTATTATTGACTGACATAGCTTTCTCTGAACGTATGTCTAATGGTATCTCTTCTTAATACGATTACTTCTAAGTATGCTTTTAAGATCTTGAGGTGGTTTTTACTTTAGGTCTAGTTTATTAAAAAGGTAAAGTAGGGACAGAGGCTGAAAGTCTGAATTCACAGTAGCTTTTGAAAGACACCCACTTTACCTTTCAAACCAGTAACAGACGTTTCAGAGTGATCTGCTTTGAAGTGAAACTGTAAGCCACTGGTAGCCATGGAAAGAAGAGACACTCTCAAAAGTTTCTGTGCAAATGATGCTTCTACTTAATGTGTGAAACAATTACttaaaaatggtagaaaaattaGGTATCAATTTCCTGAACTTATATAACCATCGGAATATTCGAATTATGAAAAGGCTCTCCTTTATAAATGAGTGGGAATCTACCCAGAAGGCACAGAGTGCTCCGGGAACAGCCCCTGTCATGTCTGCATTAACGGTGTTGCCTAACACAGTTATATAAAAGGACATCTTTCTACATAATAGTATTTTTACAAAATCCCTGTGAGATGGACTGGTTAAGAGTTACAGAATGGAACTACATGACCAGTGATTTAAAAAGGGCCACACAGCTACTTAGTTTGGTTCATTATATCAGTTTATCATGGTATATAGTAGATActccaaatatttgttgaagaattattattaaattctCCTTTAACTTACATCCTGCACAAAGAGCCATCCAAGACACTAGTACAGTTGCGGAAAAGCTAAGCCACATCTGCTTAAACCTTTGCGTTACTATGGAATAAAGATTTAAAGTACAGAATAGTTTTGGCTAGCCAATATGATCTTAACAGTTTTGTAGGGGAAAAAAGCCCCCTACTAAATAAAAGATTTcacttgatataaaatattttgcttatattCTAAAGTTCCATGCCAACTGGAAGGAAAATTACTATATATTAATTGCAGTTTTCATAATGGTTTCTAGGTATTGGACATGAagataaagaagataaagaaatgaaattacatTTAATGCCCCATTTTCTAGGGATGGTGACAAGGAAAATAGAGAACATTGGATAATAATCTTAAGGTTGCTTACCATCAAGTCTATTCAGCAGGTCATTCTTTGGTAAAGAAATTACTTCCACAAATTCTAAATAAACAAAGTGCAAGTGAAAACAGGGCTAAAGACCAAGAGCCCACCAAAACAACCCAAAATATCTGTAGGGTCACCACTATGCTAAACTATACAAGTGGTCAGCAACTGGGAGTTGAATAACATACCTCCGTCCcctgaaaataaacagaaggagaATATTTTAGCAAGACCTGCAGTGGCAATACCTTGGGAAACTCTAATAATACAAGACATATCAAAATGGCTATAAGAATTTAACAGACCTGAGTCTACCAACTTTAGTTATCTCATGGTAAAACAAGTTCCAACAGTACAAAGTTATTACTCTCCAATCACATTTTTAttagcaaaatttaaaagcatattctACAATGTTCATATGTCAATGTAATACCTGTATACTGTggttaaaaaacataaaatttaccattttgaccatttttaaggttatagttcagtggcatCAAATCACATTCAGAGTGTGTATCCATCATCAGAACTTTTATCACTCCAAACAGAAACTTGGAACCCATTAAACAATGGGTAATTATTGTAAtcttattttctgtctctcttaaTTTGTCTACTTTGGGTACTTTATACAAGTAGAatcataatatttgtatttttgtgttggGCCTATTTTGTCTAGCACAATATTTCCAAGGTACATACATGTTGTAGCATACCACAGCAAGTTTTTTGTGACAGCTGAATATTCCCTTGTGTGCTGagtccacattttatttatccattcatctgctgatggacacttaAGTGGTTTcacttttggctattgtgagtgaTGCTGCTGTGAGCATGGATGTCCAAGTATGTGAgtctctgctttcaattcttttaggAATGGAAATGCTGGATCATACAgtaattctatatttaactttttgaggaactgccaaactgttttccatagcacgttatatttgcaatttaaaaattaagcttttaaaattgGGTGCAATTGAACACGGAAACAAGAATAACTAAAGAGggtaagaaattataaaaattctcaCTCATACAGTGGTATACATATAAATACTCCCTTTAAGAGGGTGGAAGAGAGGACATGGGATTGACGGGGGCACGAAAGCTTGAATCcaaacttgataaatattttagagcAAAGAATATCCTAACACATTTCCtaaatatagaaatcaataagGAACACTTGATAAGCATCAGCCCCTAACAATATTTATGTTGTTCTTACAATATACGGGAATACAGAAATCAAGGTGATGTTGAAGTTTCTCACTTTATAATTAGGCCTGTAGCTCATTTTATTAAGTGGGAataaacttcatataaataaacttcatataaaaatatggaaatatgtaatttaacattttatataaagaagtcaTAAAGATCAATCAGAACGTTAAAGAAAACTATCCAAATTAGGAAAACAGACAAGAATACTAAAGTACCTCTAAAAAGACTATGATGCTTTGAATGGAAGACTTGAATTAtgattcttttaaagaattttaacaagttaaaagaATCTTTAATGGTGTTCAACCACCTTCAGTGTAGCCAACACAGACTTACCTGGCTTTGGCTTAGGTCTTACATTTTCTGCATCATCTCCATTGATGGTTACTGTCACGATGTGTGTGGTACAGTTTGACAAACCAGGATCCATACATACAGCTATGGAGAGTAGTGACAACTCATCTTAAGAAACTAGTCAGATGCTTTAGTCCTTTTTGTCATTTGTCTTACTACTTAAATGTCTTAAGAGGATTGGTTCAGGATTCAGTTACAGAATTGATACAGCAAAACTACACTTCGATATTCAGTCAGTACATGCTATAGAACTGCAGAGCATATacagtaatatttcttttttttttttttttgcggtactgggaatcgaactcaaggacttgtgcttgcaaggcaagcgccctaccaactgagctatctccccagccctagtaatATTTCTCACACATATAGTTCTCACATTTCGCCCAGAGTTATGAGTCAGGTTTGGTAAGTCTGAGGCGTTAGGTGGCACTGGCTAGTTACCAGAAAAAAGATGCTTCTAGTGAAGGATGTGTAATATGGATGAGGTGAGAAAGTACTAAAGTTTAGAATGGGGAAAATTCTGAAAGGCATCTACTTTCATGATTCTCCTTCAAGTTCAGGTCCTTCTTGTTTTTACTTGCTCTCCTGAGGAGACTGATCATAACCTATTCTCACCTGAATTCTGACCATAAAGAACATCCAAACAGCTGATCCCTGTATACAGAGGAATCTACTGATCGTCAAGACACTGCCTAAGTGCACACCTGGCATGCAGTACGAACCTGGAGAACATTCAGCAACGTCACCTTTATAACCAGTTTCTTCCTCCAGCTCCCGAAGAGCAGCAGCTTCTGGACTTTCGTTGTCATCTATGAGACCTGGAAGTCCAGACCACTTATAAGATAGGATAGGGGAATTCAGTTTCTTTGCACCTTTTCATTCTAGCATAGCTCAGCTATGTTAGTTGAGTCAGAGGAATGTGTAAAGTggtttttaaagataaaactggCTGGGGTTTGGAACTTAAAAGAGTTAAGGAAGAAACCCTAGGCAGATTATGTAGGTTCTGCATTCCTGTTATTTAGATCTGGAATTTTTTCATGATCACATCAACAGTCTTTATGTACAGCACAGTGTTTCTAAGGAAAAGTGACTTGATGGTGGCCAAATGGCTAAATTTGGGAGCCTGCTATGTGACACAGCACAAAAAGCAGTTTTACCGATCTTGCCTTTCTGTCCCACAGAAAAATACTGAGGTCTTATAATGAAATGCCAGAAAGGAGTAAACTGAAGGCTGGTGGGCTTCAAATGACTATTATGGTCATTGTGAGGAACAAATAAAGAGAGGCCAAGTGAGAGGAGAGTAGCAACTCAGAGTCTATTTCTTGAATGGAATAAAACAATGTAAAGAACAAATGAAGTGTAGGCTATTCAGCTACTTTGAATCTTATTAATTTCTTTAGTAAAATGGCaagtaaatgagaaataatatagTTGTCAACTGTATGTTACCATGAGctggac
This genomic stretch from Sciurus carolinensis chromosome 12, mSciCar1.2, whole genome shotgun sequence harbors:
- the Nudt5 gene encoding ADP-sugar pyrophosphatase; this encodes MENQEPTDSSRNTKQTIISEELISEGKWVKLEKTTYMDPTGKTRTWETVKRTTRKGQSADGVAVIPVLQRTLHYECIVLVKQFRPPMGGYCLEFPAGLIDDNESPEAAALRELEEETGYKGDVAECSPAVCMDPGLSNCTTHIVTVTINGDDAENVRPKPKPGDGEFVEVISLPKNDLLNRLDALVAEEHLTVDARVYSYALALKHANTKPFEVPFLKF